The following coding sequences lie in one Lolium perenne isolate Kyuss_39 chromosome 2, Kyuss_2.0, whole genome shotgun sequence genomic window:
- the LOC127322077 gene encoding cyclin-L1-1, which produces MIYTAIDTFYLTDEQLRDSPSRKDGIDEAAETTLRVYGCDLIQESGILLRLPQAVMATAQVLFHRFYCKKSFARFSAKRLAASCVWLAGKLEESPRRSKHIIFVFHRMECRRENLPIEYLDVFSSKYSELRHDLIRTERHLLKEMGFICHVEHPHKFISNYLATLEAPELTQEAWNLANDSLRTTLCVRFKSEVVACGVVYAAARRHKVPLPEDPAWWTVFDADEAGIQEVCRVLAHLYSLPKAQYIPVYKDNDSFSVRRASDPQASKESPASAVASDRGTPAPSSSSQEKSSLGKAGTEKVKEKSNNKDKPLSDELNGKGDKAVNLKSESNVDRAEERERSRSRGRDRDSRGRDSDRERGRDREVDRDRAKRHRSRDKSSGYSDKEKSRHRSSRDHGGYHSAGDKDRHRRH; this is translated from the exons ATGATCTACACGGCTATAGACACGTTTTATCTCACGGACGAGCAGCTGCGGGACTCGCCGTCGCGGAAGGATGGGATAGACGAGGCCGCCGAGACGACCCTCCGGGTCTACGGCTGCGACCTCATCCAGGAGAGCGGCATCCTCCTCAGGCT ACCACAAGCAGTGATGGCCACAGCTCAAGTACTGTTCCATCGTTTTTACTGCAAGAAATCATTTGCACGATTTAGTGCTAAG AGACTTGCTGCTAGTTGTGTTTGGCTAGCTGGGAAGTTGGAGGAGAGTCCTAGGAGATCAAAGCATATTATATTTGTCTTCCATAGAATGGAATGCAGGAGAGAAAACCTACCAatagaatacttggatgtattttCATCG AAATATTCAGAACTCAGGCATGATCTGATAAGGACCGAGCGGCATCTATTGAAGGAGATGGGTTTCATTTGCCATGTCGAACATCCTCACAAGTTCATCTCGAACTACCTTGCAACACTTGAAGCCCCTGAGCTGACACAAGAAGCATGGAACCTTGCTAATGATAG CTTGCGGACAACTCTTTGTGTACGGTTCAAGAGTGAAGTAGTAGCATGTGGAGTCGTGTATGCTGCAGCTAGGAGACACAAGGTTCCCCTCCCTGAAGATCCTGCTTGGTGGACAGTTTTTGATGCTGACGAGGCAGGAATTCAGGAAGTTTGCAGGGTTCTTGCTCATCTCTACAGCCTCCCAAAGGCACAATATATACCAGTGTATAAAGACAATGATTCCTTCAGTGTTAGAAGGGCCTCTGATCCACAGGCTTCTAAG GAGAGTCCAGCAAGTGCCGTTGCTAGTGATAGGGGTACCCCTGCACCTTCGAGTTCTAGCCAGGAGAAGAGTTCACTGGGCAAGGCAGGAACAGAGAAGGTGAAGGAAAAAAGTAATAACAAGGATAAGCCGTTGTCTGATGAGCTAAACGGAAAAGGAGACAAGGCAGTGAATTTGAAGTCAGAGTCTAATGTTGATCGGGCTGAGGAAAGAGAAAGAAGCAGATCAAGAGGCCGTGACCGTGATAGCAGGGGTAGAGATTCTGATCGCGAGAGGGGGCGTGATAGAGAAGTAGACAGGGATAGAGCCAAGAGACACCGTTCGAGGGACAAAAGTTCAG GATACTCGGACAAGGAGAAATCAAGGCACCGCTCGTCACGAG ACCATGGCGGTTACCACTCAGCTGGTGACAAAGATCGGCACCGGCGTCATTGA